A region of Planococcus sp. MSAK28401 DNA encodes the following proteins:
- a CDS encoding zinc ribbon domain-containing protein: MKCPNCQHEQDTGKFCGKCGAGLVANPNVESQATAAPEPAGYNAAAAVNPVPTEPNQHVEKVKVQSKQYWNYFLRYFKKPGLIVDQSADQFVNALITMGIFALFFSLAIYKNLSMAISPMDDFGDFFGSSQSLMPSFFSVLFGTVLTLGFLFALAAACIFVVNKFAGPDESFKSIVTSFGTLMVPSVALVVLAYALLLISSMTFGNLMLFISLSLAISVMPLYLVTALLKKTTKSFDSYYAYLTYIVLFTVGTFIIMTVFFDSTIGRYMDDLNELFYFF; encoded by the coding sequence ATGAAATGTCCAAATTGTCAACATGAACAAGATACGGGGAAATTCTGCGGAAAGTGTGGAGCGGGTCTCGTCGCAAATCCGAACGTGGAGTCTCAAGCAACAGCAGCACCAGAACCGGCCGGGTATAACGCAGCAGCTGCGGTTAACCCCGTACCCACTGAACCAAACCAGCACGTAGAGAAAGTGAAAGTACAGTCGAAGCAATATTGGAATTATTTCTTGCGCTATTTTAAGAAACCAGGATTGATTGTAGACCAGTCGGCTGATCAGTTTGTCAATGCACTTATCACCATGGGAATCTTCGCGTTGTTTTTCTCATTAGCCATTTATAAGAACCTGAGCATGGCCATTAGCCCAATGGACGATTTTGGCGATTTTTTCGGTAGTTCCCAAAGTCTTATGCCTTCGTTTTTCTCGGTCCTTTTTGGTACTGTTCTAACTTTGGGGTTCCTTTTCGCTTTGGCTGCAGCCTGCATCTTTGTGGTCAATAAGTTTGCCGGACCAGATGAGTCATTTAAAAGCATTGTGACCAGCTTTGGTACTTTGATGGTCCCATCCGTTGCACTTGTAGTGCTGGCGTATGCTTTATTGCTAATCAGCTCCATGACTTTCGGGAATTTAATGTTGTTCATCAGCTTGAGCTTAGCCATTTCGGTTATGCCATTGTACTTGGTCACAGCCTTATTGAAGAAAACAACAAAATCATTTGATTCGTACTATGCGTATCTTACTTACATCGTGTTGTTCACGGTGGGTACATTCATCATTATGACCGTTTTCTTTGACTCAACTATTGGGCGTTATATGGATGATTTAAACGAGCTATTTTACTTTTTTTAA
- a CDS encoding TcaA NTF2-like domain-containing protein, with protein MKTFCTNCGHENDQANQVCVECGKPLSKDKLKANSPAPKKNKEPLSLKTKILGAVGILLIASLVGVYSWGTKTASAETAVSKFFEALENEDAKSLAKQVQLSNGKKMTTKEAAAFIEEYGDITPYELEDVANVEKNGKVMGVFNAHRVVIPVQKVSFYFADEGLSLSLNGELVEESKAKDDEYIFSGITPGYHQAEFIYEGEFAEFTYPFDLYVGLNRASSEPEEIYEELPLTSVVFALDTFVVDTPEANKVVIGEKEIPVNEMGETDEIGPLLMDGSVTAQAQVDFPWGTQLSEPVKITSGYENLDFTGLDEKHQPALIEQLKVFAEEYVEAFAKRDEAVFTSVEKDQLAVFKEDFKWMKEYENHFMGALTEVGIDEDSIAILDDGKTLELSAELLIDGAEYYVSDTPEAEEIIKDVSMNFVYDQDEEKWMVTSYNDDIWMYDVAPTKTVEGSKKMHKSSGTSKTAVEEESEEESEEDTGGFADSDETVEWFMSDYNDASVAAINQGDYSVVSEFVLKGSPKAKEQSAFVDSMYEKGITEEHLDTTLENIESVGGKYYEVTTIETFIIHGTEKSSEKTYRTVTKITEEADGLQVYELISTKEI; from the coding sequence ATGAAGACGTTTTGTACAAATTGCGGGCATGAAAATGACCAAGCCAACCAAGTATGTGTGGAGTGCGGAAAGCCGCTTTCTAAAGACAAGTTGAAAGCGAATTCCCCTGCGCCGAAAAAAAATAAAGAACCCCTCAGCTTAAAAACGAAAATACTGGGCGCAGTGGGCATCTTGCTCATCGCATCTTTAGTAGGAGTCTATTCATGGGGGACAAAGACGGCATCGGCGGAGACAGCGGTGTCCAAATTCTTCGAAGCATTAGAAAATGAAGATGCAAAAAGTTTGGCCAAACAGGTCCAGTTATCAAATGGCAAGAAGATGACGACCAAAGAGGCAGCTGCGTTTATCGAAGAGTATGGCGATATCACACCTTATGAGCTGGAAGATGTCGCGAACGTTGAGAAAAACGGGAAAGTGATGGGTGTTTTCAATGCCCATCGAGTTGTTATTCCGGTTCAGAAAGTGTCGTTTTATTTTGCTGATGAAGGGCTATCATTGAGCTTGAATGGGGAATTGGTGGAGGAGAGCAAAGCTAAAGACGATGAATACATATTTAGCGGCATTACTCCTGGTTACCATCAAGCTGAGTTTATCTATGAAGGCGAGTTTGCCGAATTCACCTATCCATTTGATTTATATGTAGGATTGAACCGGGCCTCATCGGAGCCAGAGGAAATTTACGAAGAGCTGCCGCTCACTTCAGTGGTATTTGCCTTGGATACTTTTGTTGTGGATACGCCAGAAGCGAATAAAGTGGTGATCGGAGAGAAAGAAATTCCAGTGAATGAAATGGGTGAAACCGATGAAATCGGGCCACTGTTAATGGATGGCAGCGTGACTGCCCAAGCTCAGGTAGATTTCCCATGGGGCACACAACTATCCGAACCGGTAAAGATTACTTCTGGATATGAAAACTTAGACTTTACTGGTCTGGATGAAAAACACCAGCCAGCTTTGATTGAGCAGTTAAAAGTCTTCGCTGAAGAGTACGTGGAGGCATTTGCTAAGCGAGATGAAGCCGTATTTACAAGCGTGGAAAAAGACCAGCTTGCTGTATTTAAGGAAGATTTTAAGTGGATGAAGGAATACGAAAACCACTTTATGGGAGCGTTGACTGAAGTCGGCATCGATGAAGATTCGATTGCGATTTTAGATGACGGGAAAACCCTAGAGCTCAGTGCAGAACTTCTGATTGACGGAGCCGAGTATTACGTGTCTGATACCCCAGAAGCTGAAGAAATCATCAAGGACGTTTCCATGAATTTTGTCTATGACCAAGATGAAGAAAAGTGGATGGTGACTTCGTACAACGATGATATATGGATGTACGACGTAGCACCGACTAAAACAGTTGAAGGCAGCAAGAAAATGCATAAATCCAGTGGGACTTCAAAAACAGCAGTTGAAGAGGAAAGCGAAGAAGAAAGTGAAGAAGATACTGGAGGTTTCGCTGATAGCGATGAAACAGTGGAATGGTTCATGAGTGATTACAACGACGCCAGTGTCGCGGCCATCAACCAGGGAGATTACTCAGTCGTGTCCGAATTTGTACTGAAAGGCAGCCCAAAAGCGAAAGAGCAGTCTGCATTCGTCGATAGCATGTATGAAAAAGGAATCACGGAAGAACACTTAGATACTACATTAGAAAACATTGAATCGGTTGGCGGAAAGTATTATGAAGTGACTACTATTGAAACGTTTATCATTCATGGTACAGAGAAAAGTAGTGAAAAAACCTATCGAACAGTCACGAAAATTACGGAAGAGGCTGATGGACTTCAGGTTTACGAGTTAATATCAACAAAAGAAATATAG
- a CDS encoding AAA family ATPase, with protein MNDAASCYATLERYLKARIPFITIRTSEHKRALEIAAEIAEKMALPVFSHTISQGTRDIHTNRLVNEDRSVMGGLDFANQKISQQQNLTFIYTEVQDLEDDTPIARQFQDLAMMAIETGGSIIVITNKPVWAPLQRSGMSIALNPPNEDEMLEIIRDQITGYRGEMLIEWGDEEEKQAAAILAGISQIEAENVIATLLANGSITHGDLKELMHAKDRIFSDISGIERVPVKADYAIGGLEGMKKWLEANEKLLTADLRERGIRPPRGILLVGVPGCGKSLSAKAIASSWNLPLYRLDLSTIHGQYLGQSESRLKEALSTADHVAPCVLWIDEIEKGLAGATGGGDGGTSTRLVGQFLYWLQESLARVFIVATANDVSQLPPELLRRGRFDELFFVDLPTPEEREQIIRIYVEKGLKMDLSDELIQRLVFISDGFAGSDLEAAVREVVKQAVVKGDDSIDEQTFIDYFQNVVPLSQTSPEQIESIRAWGKERAVPAGRQHDHAGIDPKQSKKRSGRTVLV; from the coding sequence ATGAACGATGCTGCGAGTTGTTATGCCACACTGGAAAGATATTTAAAAGCGCGAATCCCCTTTATTACCATCCGGACTTCCGAACATAAACGAGCGCTTGAAATCGCAGCCGAGATTGCAGAAAAAATGGCTTTGCCGGTTTTCAGCCATACGATTTCTCAAGGAACCCGGGACATCCACACCAATCGATTGGTAAATGAAGACCGGTCAGTGATGGGAGGTTTAGATTTTGCCAATCAAAAAATAAGCCAACAACAGAATTTGACTTTTATTTATACGGAAGTCCAGGACTTGGAAGATGACACCCCTATCGCCCGGCAATTCCAAGATCTCGCCATGATGGCAATTGAGACAGGGGGGAGCATTATCGTCATCACTAATAAACCGGTATGGGCTCCGCTGCAACGTTCAGGTATGTCGATTGCCTTAAATCCACCGAACGAAGATGAAATGCTCGAAATTATCCGGGATCAAATTACCGGTTACCGTGGAGAAATGCTCATTGAGTGGGGGGACGAGGAAGAAAAACAAGCTGCAGCGATTCTGGCAGGAATCAGCCAAATTGAGGCAGAAAACGTTATTGCCACACTTCTCGCTAACGGTTCAATCACTCATGGGGATTTGAAAGAATTAATGCATGCCAAAGATCGTATTTTTTCTGATATTTCAGGCATTGAACGTGTGCCGGTAAAAGCGGATTATGCAATAGGCGGTTTAGAAGGCATGAAGAAGTGGCTGGAAGCGAATGAAAAGCTCCTAACCGCTGATTTACGGGAACGGGGCATCCGGCCGCCAAGAGGCATTTTGTTGGTAGGAGTGCCAGGCTGTGGAAAATCACTCTCTGCAAAAGCCATTGCTTCAAGCTGGAATTTACCGCTTTATCGTTTAGACTTATCGACGATCCATGGCCAGTATCTAGGACAAAGTGAGTCGAGGCTGAAAGAAGCATTATCCACGGCAGATCACGTTGCACCTTGTGTACTGTGGATCGATGAAATAGAAAAAGGATTGGCAGGAGCGACAGGCGGCGGGGACGGAGGGACTTCTACACGTCTTGTCGGCCAATTTTTATACTGGCTACAGGAAAGCTTGGCACGTGTCTTTATCGTTGCAACCGCGAACGATGTCTCTCAATTGCCTCCTGAATTATTACGGCGGGGCCGTTTTGACGAATTGTTCTTTGTAGACTTGCCAACGCCGGAAGAGCGGGAACAAATCATCCGTATTTATGTCGAAAAAGGGTTGAAAATGGATTTGTCGGATGAGCTAATCCAACGCCTGGTGTTTATCTCGGACGGTTTTGCGGGATCGGATTTGGAAGCCGCAGTCAGGGAAGTGGTTAAACAGGCAGTAGTCAAAGGAGACGATTCCATCGACGAACAAACGTTTATCGACTATTTCCAAAACGTCGTGCCACTCTCGCAAACAAGCCCGGAACAAATTGAGAGCATACGGGCTTGGGGCAAAGAACGGGCGGTACCCGCGGGTAGACAGCATGATCATGCCGGGATCGATCCAAAACAATCGAAGAAAAGAAGTGGCCGGACGGTGCTGGTCTGA